A stretch of Methanosphaerula palustris E1-9c DNA encodes these proteins:
- a CDS encoding molybdopterin biosynthesis protein translates to MVTRYLQVVSLAEARRVLATLMPATKKTEVVPLEEAVGRVTAEPIMAAYSVPQIHLSAMDGIAVRSADTVKASEQHPVTLPDALRVNTGNVVPPRYDAVIMIEDVWIEGETYTIRKAAAPWQHIRPAGEEISETEMILPAAHLIVPTDLGALAGYGVTGIEVLEFQIGLIPTGSEVIEHGQRPKPGQVVESNCFFAAAWLRSMEVSTHLYPITIDDQDLIREAIVRGVGENDLLIISAGSSAGTKDFTAEVIGDLGEVLVHGVAIKPGKPVIIGSIQGKPVIGLPGYPLSALTVMRELVIPALQDYGLQPPEYPAIQASLTRTVQKEVGSDEFVLVSAGEIDGRWVAVPQSRGAGVQMSMVRSNGYLQLAADQEGIMAGDEVRVQLTVSEALAERALLIIGSHDPAIDHLASLVSGEGVIIHSTHVGSMGGLLTLRQHQCHAAPMHLLAPDGTYNIPYLQQYLPEDDLVLLCVAEREQGFVSTTGLSIEDIGKYTFVNRQQGSGTRMLLDHYLHEHQIDPATIRGYDHEVTTHLAVAVAVRSGEADLGLCVYSAAAALDLKFQPLATERYELAIEKRMLDDPRVQTLIRAVRSPAFLSVLTRMGGYRTAETGVLREVPRPQPLPDPRI, encoded by the coding sequence GTGGTGACCCGATACCTGCAGGTGGTCTCGCTGGCAGAGGCCCGCAGGGTTCTGGCGACCCTGATGCCGGCCACCAAAAAGACCGAGGTCGTTCCGCTCGAAGAGGCCGTCGGACGGGTGACGGCCGAGCCGATCATGGCCGCCTATTCGGTGCCGCAGATCCACCTTTCAGCGATGGACGGGATCGCAGTCAGGAGTGCCGATACTGTCAAAGCGAGCGAACAGCATCCGGTGACGCTCCCCGATGCTCTCAGGGTGAACACTGGCAACGTGGTCCCCCCGAGGTACGATGCCGTGATCATGATCGAGGACGTCTGGATCGAGGGCGAAACCTACACGATCAGAAAAGCGGCGGCGCCCTGGCAGCACATCCGCCCGGCCGGCGAGGAGATCAGCGAGACCGAGATGATCCTGCCGGCCGCACACCTGATCGTCCCGACCGACCTGGGGGCTCTGGCAGGCTATGGGGTGACCGGGATCGAGGTGCTCGAATTTCAGATCGGATTGATTCCGACGGGCAGTGAGGTGATCGAGCACGGACAGAGGCCAAAACCCGGCCAGGTGGTCGAAAGCAACTGCTTCTTTGCCGCCGCCTGGCTGCGATCGATGGAGGTCTCCACGCACCTGTACCCAATCACGATCGACGACCAGGATCTGATCCGGGAGGCGATCGTCCGCGGGGTTGGCGAGAACGACCTCCTGATCATCTCGGCCGGATCATCGGCCGGGACCAAGGACTTCACAGCCGAGGTGATTGGGGACCTGGGGGAGGTGCTGGTCCATGGGGTCGCCATCAAGCCGGGGAAGCCGGTGATCATCGGCAGTATTCAGGGAAAGCCGGTGATCGGTCTCCCGGGATACCCGCTCTCCGCGCTGACGGTGATGCGCGAACTGGTGATCCCTGCCCTGCAGGATTATGGGCTGCAACCGCCCGAGTACCCGGCGATCCAGGCCTCGCTCACCAGGACCGTGCAGAAGGAAGTCGGATCTGACGAGTTCGTGCTCGTCTCGGCAGGCGAGATCGATGGTCGGTGGGTGGCCGTCCCCCAGTCCCGGGGTGCGGGCGTCCAGATGAGCATGGTCCGCTCGAACGGTTATCTGCAGCTCGCCGCCGACCAGGAAGGGATCATGGCCGGCGACGAGGTTCGGGTGCAGCTGACTGTCTCCGAGGCCCTGGCTGAACGGGCGCTGCTGATCATCGGCAGCCACGACCCTGCGATCGACCACCTGGCCTCGCTGGTCAGCGGCGAGGGGGTGATCATCCACTCTACCCATGTCGGCTCGATGGGCGGCCTGTTGACCCTGCGGCAGCACCAGTGCCATGCCGCTCCGATGCACCTCCTGGCCCCGGACGGGACCTACAACATCCCCTACCTGCAGCAGTACCTGCCAGAGGACGACCTGGTCCTCCTCTGCGTGGCGGAGCGGGAGCAGGGGTTCGTCTCGACGACTGGCCTCTCGATCGAGGATATCGGGAAGTATACTTTTGTGAACCGTCAGCAGGGGTCAGGGACCAGGATGCTCCTCGACCACTACCTGCACGAACATCAGATCGATCCGGCCACGATCCGGGGCTACGATCATGAGGTGACCACCCATCTGGCGGTTGCAGTCGCCGTCAGGTCAGGCGAGGCCGATCTCGGCCTCTGCGTCTACAGTGCCGCCGCAGCCCTGGACCTGAAGTTCCAGCCCCTGGCCACCGAGCGGTACGAACTGGCCATCGAGAAGCGGATGCTCGACGATCCCCGTGTCCAGACCCTGATCCGGGCGGTCAGGTCACCGGCCTTCCTCTCGGTGCTCACCCGGATGGGGGGATATCGGACCGCGGAGACAGGCGTGCTGCGCGAAGTGCCCCGTCCACAGCCTCTTCCGGACCCTCGCATCTGA
- a CDS encoding molybdopterin molybdotransferase MoeA, giving the protein MPKFLQVVSVQEAVQTITSIARPVSTETIPLEEAGGRVLAEDVTADLDIPGFTRSVMDGYAVIAAETSGAGEALPTILRCTGRVLMGEGTTAPIRRGECVYVPTGGMIPPGADAMVMIEYTEELGDQVLVQKPVAPGENLILQGEDFKAGEQVLPGGTRLSPQDVGALAAVGRTRVEVYRRPLIGIISTGNEVVPVGTTPSGSQVRDVNSYLCRTVAESCGCRTRSYGIVRDEEEALAEVLNRAAVETDGVLISGGSSKDARDHGATVIARAGSVLVHGVALAPGKPTIIGKAGAVPVIGLPGHPASAYVVLMVLGIHLFGGLTGGGPRPSRVETAVLNVNIPSTRGREDYIRVSLDRDDGKKTVATPLFGKSGLLNTLVRSDGLIRIPAGAEGMEAGTPVEVLLW; this is encoded by the coding sequence ATGCCAAAATTTCTGCAGGTGGTCAGCGTACAGGAGGCGGTGCAGACTATAACCTCGATCGCCAGGCCTGTTTCCACAGAGACTATCCCCCTGGAAGAGGCCGGAGGCCGGGTGCTCGCAGAGGATGTGACGGCTGACCTGGACATCCCGGGGTTCACCAGATCCGTGATGGATGGATACGCCGTCATCGCGGCGGAGACGAGCGGAGCGGGCGAAGCATTACCGACGATACTCCGGTGCACCGGCCGCGTGCTGATGGGGGAGGGAACCACCGCTCCGATCAGGCGCGGGGAGTGTGTCTATGTCCCGACCGGCGGGATGATCCCTCCAGGGGCCGATGCGATGGTGATGATCGAGTACACCGAGGAGCTCGGCGACCAGGTACTGGTTCAGAAGCCGGTGGCCCCAGGCGAGAACCTGATCCTGCAGGGGGAGGACTTCAAAGCAGGAGAACAGGTTCTCCCTGGCGGGACACGCCTCTCACCGCAGGATGTCGGTGCCCTGGCCGCGGTCGGTCGGACCCGGGTCGAGGTCTACAGAAGGCCCCTGATCGGGATCATCTCCACCGGCAACGAGGTGGTACCGGTCGGGACCACGCCTTCGGGAAGTCAGGTGCGGGACGTGAACAGTTATCTCTGCAGGACGGTCGCTGAGAGTTGTGGATGCAGGACACGATCGTACGGAATCGTCAGGGACGAGGAGGAGGCGCTCGCAGAGGTGCTGAACCGGGCAGCCGTCGAGACGGACGGGGTGCTGATCTCAGGAGGATCCTCCAAGGATGCCCGAGACCATGGCGCGACGGTCATCGCCAGGGCAGGATCGGTGCTGGTGCATGGGGTTGCCCTTGCTCCAGGAAAACCGACGATCATCGGGAAGGCCGGCGCCGTCCCGGTGATCGGCCTCCCCGGCCACCCGGCCTCGGCCTATGTAGTGCTGATGGTCCTCGGTATCCACCTCTTCGGCGGGCTTACCGGGGGAGGTCCCCGGCCGTCCAGGGTGGAGACAGCCGTGCTGAATGTGAACATCCCCTCCACCCGGGGGCGGGAGGACTATATCAGGGTCAGCCTCGACCGGGATGATGGGAAGAAAACCGTCGCCACTCCACTCTTCGGAAAGTCCGGGCTGCTGAACACGCTGGTCAGGTCCGACGGGCTGATCAGGATCCCGGCAGGGGCTGAAGGGATGGAGGCCGGCACACCGGTGGAGGTGCTGCTGTGGTGA
- a CDS encoding sensor histidine kinase: protein MFIHTHRRRSPRSRGPIDDGSVSELYLFDQAPAAMLIVDLLNWRIARANRAAAVLLGYTSDHLAGMRAGLLFTVDTTQLKRLLAGTDGSTREVSVIRGDGTPGLLWLSSTKVTRVGLNEAMVALNAPLCDPGFRQQLDLADFKEFAAGLPQGVYEMDTRFILTFINRAALVMFGLTVEDVNQGICVVDWLVPEQREEVIAVLSGSLNGIRTPRHDWLARRKDGSTFPVMIYATPIVQHGRIVGNRGLVIDISELKQSQEALETANRKLNLLSRVTRHDIQNQVTSLLGYLTLVEESVGDPGQISHLKKGRTAAEAIGRQIAFARDYQEIGVNAPEWQHLGTVLARARTGWTSGDVAITIEDADLQVYADPMLEKIFSNLIDNALRYGGSITRIRFSAAVTDAGCQILCADDGQGVPEDQKELIFLEGVGHHTGFGLFLAREILQLTGITIAETGTFGEGAVFTISVPDGGYRTTVQEL, encoded by the coding sequence ATGTTTATTCACACCCATCGTCGCCGCAGTCCCCGGTCCCGGGGGCCAATTGATGATGGTTCAGTCTCCGAGCTTTATCTCTTTGATCAGGCGCCAGCGGCGATGCTGATCGTCGATCTCCTGAACTGGAGGATCGCCCGGGCCAACCGGGCTGCAGCTGTCCTGCTCGGGTACACCAGCGATCATCTCGCCGGCATGCGGGCAGGTCTTCTCTTCACCGTCGATACTACCCAGCTCAAGCGGTTGCTGGCCGGCACCGACGGCAGTACACGCGAGGTATCGGTCATTCGGGGTGACGGTACCCCCGGTCTGCTCTGGCTCTCATCGACCAAGGTCACCCGGGTCGGATTGAATGAGGCAATGGTCGCTCTGAACGCCCCGCTCTGTGACCCCGGGTTCCGGCAGCAGCTCGACCTTGCAGATTTCAAGGAGTTTGCCGCAGGGCTCCCTCAGGGGGTCTATGAGATGGACACCCGGTTCATCTTGACCTTTATCAATCGGGCGGCGCTGGTGATGTTCGGTCTCACTGTCGAGGATGTGAACCAGGGAATCTGCGTGGTAGATTGGTTGGTTCCTGAACAGCGGGAGGAGGTTATCGCGGTGCTGAGTGGGAGTCTTAACGGGATCCGGACCCCTCGACATGACTGGCTGGCCAGGCGGAAGGACGGGTCCACCTTCCCGGTGATGATCTATGCGACGCCCATCGTGCAGCATGGTCGAATCGTCGGCAACCGGGGGCTGGTGATCGACATCTCTGAACTGAAGCAGTCACAGGAGGCGCTTGAGACGGCCAACCGGAAACTGAACCTGCTCTCCCGTGTGACCAGGCATGACATCCAGAATCAGGTGACCTCCCTGCTTGGCTACCTGACCCTCGTCGAGGAGTCGGTCGGCGATCCGGGGCAGATCAGTCACCTTAAAAAAGGGAGAACCGCCGCAGAGGCGATCGGCAGGCAGATCGCGTTCGCCAGGGATTATCAGGAGATCGGGGTGAACGCCCCTGAGTGGCAGCACCTCGGCACCGTCCTCGCCCGAGCCAGAACAGGATGGACATCGGGGGATGTTGCGATCACCATCGAGGACGCCGACCTGCAGGTCTACGCAGATCCGATGCTCGAGAAGATCTTCTCGAACCTGATCGACAATGCGCTTAGATACGGAGGGTCGATCACCAGGATCCGGTTCTCTGCCGCCGTCACTGATGCCGGCTGCCAGATCCTCTGCGCTGACGACGGCCAGGGGGTTCCGGAGGATCAGAAGGAACTGATCTTTCTGGAAGGGGTTGGCCATCACACCGGTTTCGGCCTCTTTCTTGCGCGCGAGATCCTGCAGTTGACTGGGATCACCATCGCCGAGACTGGGACCTTTGGGGAAGGGGCCGTCTTCACCATCAGTGTACCTGATGGGGGATACCGCACAACAGTACAGGAATTATGA
- a CDS encoding D-aminoacyl-tRNA deacylase, whose product MKITLVNSRLDPAGVTIREQIQVLLADPEYQREGIDWEFLEIDGRLIHQERIDTGLNSDLLIFLSRHTSRRPVPVLTVHPTGNPGEALLGGEAGSFAPAAPGWMQAVLQNLVRLVPDGYQASYEVTHHGPTTLSTPSFFVEIGSTDHEWSDPVAGAAVAEAVLTAAPVDPISLIGFGGTHYAPRETAVALETRGAFGHILHSREIGGLTGSLLAKIATAAEAEAVYIDRKAIDRPALDHLYALLEETDLPVLGEKELHQIGSLSWQEYRSLRQIAGDAAPGAHLVIGTLPGGGTPVTATVPADLLAQAISADQGRVMTAIGRMPVVGLTGRGGLLLPIIITYERYRSQIIHDLITLCVKTIREEQHAVIDGDRLIIKKERFDPGLAASLGVPPGALFGMLKGGQAVRVGDQVIKPEMVRSCTVTAIHLRGLERYT is encoded by the coding sequence ATGAAGATAACACTGGTCAACTCGCGGCTGGACCCGGCTGGAGTGACGATACGAGAACAGATTCAGGTGCTGCTGGCCGATCCTGAGTACCAGCGGGAGGGGATAGACTGGGAGTTTCTGGAGATCGATGGGAGGTTGATCCATCAGGAACGGATCGATACGGGCCTCAACAGTGACCTGCTGATCTTTCTCTCGCGCCACACCTCCAGGCGGCCGGTCCCCGTGCTGACAGTCCATCCGACCGGGAATCCGGGCGAGGCGCTGCTCGGGGGTGAAGCGGGATCGTTCGCCCCGGCCGCTCCTGGATGGATGCAGGCGGTCCTTCAAAACCTGGTCCGGCTGGTCCCGGATGGCTATCAGGCTTCGTACGAGGTGACACATCACGGTCCGACCACCCTATCGACACCCTCGTTCTTTGTGGAGATTGGCTCCACTGATCATGAATGGTCAGACCCGGTGGCAGGGGCAGCGGTGGCAGAGGCCGTGCTGACTGCCGCACCGGTCGATCCGATCAGCCTGATCGGGTTTGGGGGGACGCACTATGCCCCCCGGGAGACGGCGGTGGCCCTGGAGACCCGCGGGGCCTTCGGGCATATCCTCCACTCACGAGAGATCGGCGGACTGACCGGATCGCTGCTCGCAAAGATCGCTACGGCCGCAGAAGCGGAGGCGGTCTATATCGACCGGAAGGCGATCGATCGTCCCGCCCTCGATCATCTGTATGCCCTCCTCGAGGAGACCGATCTCCCGGTGCTCGGTGAGAAGGAACTCCATCAGATTGGATCCCTCTCCTGGCAGGAGTACCGTTCCCTCCGACAGATAGCTGGGGATGCAGCGCCTGGTGCACATCTGGTCATCGGCACCCTGCCTGGTGGGGGGACGCCGGTCACCGCGACCGTCCCGGCCGATCTCCTCGCCCAGGCTATCAGTGCAGATCAGGGGAGGGTCATGACCGCGATCGGCAGGATGCCGGTGGTCGGTCTGACTGGGAGAGGGGGTCTTCTCTTACCAATTATTATCACCTATGAACGGTATAGATCTCAGATCATACATGATTTAATAACCCTGTGTGTAAAAACCATACGTGAAGAGCAGCATGCTGTCATCGACGGTGACCGGCTGATCATCAAAAAAGAACGATTTGATCCCGGATTGGCAGCCAGTTTGGGCGTGCCACCCGGGGCCCTGTTTGGGATGCTGAAGGGCGGGCAGGCGGTCAGGGTCGGTGATCAGGTGATCAAGCCTGAAATGGTCCGGTCGTGTACGGTCACAGCGATACATCTGCGGGGGTTGGAGAGGTATACATGA
- the ftsZ gene encoding cell division protein FtsZ: protein MRSIVEEALSRVRDNDITTEYSQNNEDLEEVLRDLKTEVAVIGCGGGGSNTITRMMEEGIHGARLIAINTDAQHLSRIQADSRILIGRQRTRGLGAGSLPQIGEEAALETEEDIRRAVVGCDMVFITAGLGGGTGTGSAPVVAKAAHEEGALTIAVVTLPFVAEGAIRMENAEAGLERLRDVADTVIVVPNDRLLEVVPRLPLYAAFKVSDEVLMRAVKGITELITMPGLVNLDFADVRTVMERGGVAMIGMGESDSEDKAIDSVKKALRSPLLDVEISGATAALVNVVGGPDMTMEEAEGVVQEVYNRIDPSARIIWGAQVDPDMEHKMRTMLVVTGVQSAQIYGRSEKKSPAMNRQFDIDFLK from the coding sequence ATGAGATCAATTGTTGAAGAGGCGCTTTCTAGAGTGAGAGATAACGACATTACGACGGAATACTCTCAGAATAATGAAGATCTTGAGGAGGTTCTGCGCGACCTCAAGACCGAGGTCGCAGTGATCGGCTGTGGTGGCGGGGGATCGAACACGATCACCCGTATGATGGAGGAGGGTATCCATGGTGCACGGCTGATCGCAATTAACACCGATGCCCAGCACCTGAGCAGGATCCAGGCGGATTCCCGGATTCTGATCGGCAGGCAGCGAACCCGTGGGCTCGGGGCCGGCTCCCTCCCGCAGATCGGTGAGGAAGCGGCGCTTGAGACCGAGGAGGACATCAGGCGTGCTGTCGTGGGCTGCGATATGGTCTTTATCACGGCCGGGCTCGGTGGAGGCACCGGGACCGGCTCTGCACCGGTGGTTGCCAAGGCCGCCCATGAGGAGGGTGCACTGACGATCGCTGTCGTCACCCTTCCGTTCGTTGCAGAGGGTGCGATCAGGATGGAGAATGCAGAGGCCGGGCTTGAGCGGCTCCGCGATGTTGCCGATACGGTGATCGTGGTTCCGAACGACAGGCTGCTTGAGGTAGTTCCCCGTCTTCCCCTCTATGCCGCCTTCAAGGTATCAGACGAGGTGCTGATGCGGGCGGTCAAGGGTATCACTGAACTGATCACGATGCCCGGGCTCGTGAATCTGGACTTTGCCGATGTTCGGACCGTCATGGAGCGCGGAGGCGTGGCCATGATCGGGATGGGCGAGAGTGATTCCGAGGACAAGGCGATCGATTCAGTGAAGAAGGCGCTCCGCTCCCCCCTGCTGGATGTTGAGATATCCGGTGCGACGGCGGCCCTGGTCAATGTGGTCGGTGGCCCGGATATGACGATGGAGGAGGCAGAAGGGGTCGTGCAGGAGGTCTACAACCGGATCGACCCGTCTGCGCGGATCATCTGGGGGGCCCAGGTCGACCCTGACATGGAACACAAGATGCGTACGATGCTGGTTGTGACCGGTGTTCAGTCGGCCCAGATCTACGGTAGAAGTGAGAAGAAGTCACCTGCGATGAACAGGCAGTTCGATATCGATTTCTTAAAGTGA
- a CDS encoding protein translocase SEC61 complex subunit gamma, translating into MDLNIKDVNIKALNINEELFRKYWRVLKLARTPSREEFIKIAIVAAAGVVIIGLIGFIIYELMLVLPQ; encoded by the coding sequence ATGGATCTGAATATCAAGGATGTCAATATCAAGGCCCTCAATATCAACGAGGAGCTCTTCAGAAAGTACTGGCGTGTGCTCAAACTCGCCAGAACCCCCTCGCGTGAGGAGTTCATTAAGATCGCCATCGTCGCGGCAGCGGGTGTCGTGATTATTGGACTGATCGGGTTTATCATCTACGAATTGATGCTGGTGTTGCCACAGTGA
- a CDS encoding transcription elongation factor Spt5 has product MTESEGAEEETTLHYFAIKTTSKQERTVADNIKKAVDQTDIKVYSVMAPKELQGYVLVETPEKLNRMEQLIERVPHARAILRGETALAEVAHFLVPKPVVSGIVEGTIIELIAGPFKGEKAIVKRVDSGKEEITVELYESMVPIPITVRGDNVRVIDRGEDR; this is encoded by the coding sequence GTGACCGAGTCTGAAGGTGCTGAAGAGGAGACGACGCTCCATTACTTTGCGATCAAGACCACCTCCAAGCAGGAGCGGACTGTCGCCGATAATATCAAGAAGGCGGTGGATCAGACCGATATCAAGGTCTATTCGGTCATGGCCCCGAAGGAACTGCAGGGGTATGTGCTGGTCGAGACCCCTGAGAAACTGAACCGGATGGAGCAGTTGATCGAGCGGGTTCCCCATGCCCGTGCCATTCTGCGCGGTGAGACTGCTCTTGCCGAGGTCGCTCACTTTCTCGTGCCCAAACCGGTGGTCAGCGGTATCGTTGAAGGGACGATCATCGAGCTGATTGCAGGGCCGTTCAAGGGTGAGAAGGCCATCGTTAAACGGGTTGATTCAGGTAAAGAAGAGATCACGGTCGAGCTGTACGAGAGTATGGTTCCAATCCCGATCACGGTCCGCGGAGATAATGTCCGCGTGATCGATCGGGGTGAAGATCGGTAA
- a CDS encoding 50S ribosomal protein L11 has translation MAETVEVLVPGGRATAGPPIGPALGPLGINVKAVVDDINKKTAEFNGMQVPVKIEVDDKKNVTISVGIPPTTALVMKEVGIEKGSAEPNSIIVGDLPIEAAVRIARMKLDDMLSYELKTAVKEVIGTCVSVGVTVDGKKPKEILAAISAGQYDSVLEA, from the coding sequence ATGGCAGAAACGGTCGAGGTATTGGTACCAGGCGGAAGGGCAACCGCAGGACCCCCAATTGGTCCTGCATTGGGACCTCTCGGAATCAACGTGAAGGCAGTCGTCGACGACATCAACAAGAAGACGGCTGAGTTCAATGGCATGCAGGTGCCGGTGAAGATCGAGGTGGACGACAAAAAGAATGTCACCATCTCAGTCGGGATTCCCCCGACCACCGCGCTTGTCATGAAAGAAGTTGGTATCGAGAAGGGATCTGCGGAGCCCAACTCCATAATCGTTGGAGACCTGCCTATTGAGGCCGCTGTGCGCATCGCCCGCATGAAGCTGGATGACATGCTCTCATATGAGCTGAAGACCGCTGTAAAAGAGGTCATCGGCACCTGTGTGAGTGTTGGCGTCACCGTCGACGGCAAGAAACCAAAAGAGATTCTTGCCGCGATCAGCGCGGGGCAGTACGACAGCGTCCTTGAGGCATAG
- a CDS encoding 50S ribosomal protein L1, producing MVERAKIIEAVTAAIEKAPERKFSEGVDITINLKNIDMAQPKNRIDETILLPQGTGRKIEIAVLGKGEITTQAKEAGADLIMGPEEIERLGGEPREARKIANQYRFFLAETAVMPLVGRWLGPRLGPRGRMPMPIPQGTDIRPIVERLRNSVKIRTKDKKVFHAKVGSTEMNNEQIAENIDAVLKRIESVLEQGSLNVRSVYVKTSMGPAVRVV from the coding sequence ATGGTTGAAAGGGCAAAAATAATTGAAGCGGTTACCGCGGCAATTGAGAAGGCGCCAGAACGGAAGTTCTCTGAGGGTGTAGATATCACCATCAATCTCAAGAATATCGATATGGCGCAGCCGAAAAATCGTATCGATGAGACAATCCTTCTTCCACAGGGTACAGGCAGAAAAATCGAGATCGCGGTGCTGGGTAAGGGTGAGATCACCACCCAGGCCAAGGAAGCAGGTGCTGACCTGATCATGGGTCCTGAAGAGATTGAACGTCTCGGCGGGGAACCCAGAGAGGCGCGAAAGATCGCGAATCAGTACCGGTTCTTCCTTGCAGAGACCGCGGTGATGCCGCTTGTGGGGCGGTGGCTGGGCCCAAGGCTCGGTCCCCGCGGAAGGATGCCTATGCCGATCCCACAGGGGACTGATATCCGCCCGATCGTCGAGCGGCTCAGAAACTCTGTGAAGATTCGGACAAAGGACAAGAAGGTCTTCCATGCGAAGGTCGGCTCAACAGAGATGAACAACGAGCAGATCGCCGAGAACATCGATGCGGTCCTGAAGAGGATCGAATCCGTGCTCGAGCAGGGTTCGTTGAATGTCAGATCTGTCTATGTCAAGACCTCAATGGGTCCAGCCGTGAGGGTGGTCTGA
- a CDS encoding 50S ribosomal protein L10: MSLYTHHLPEWKREEVEDVKKHIGQFTLVGLVDMHGIPATQLQQIRRNLRGIATIKMTRNTLVLHALAEIGGDLEAIKDYISGNSAMIFTNENPFKLYKLLAKTQTKMAAKAGQIAPEDIVVPKGPTSFKPGPIVGELQQAGIPAAIEAGKVKIKETKTVVKAGGVINAKLATVLAKLDIKPVDVGLMLQAAFYQGSIFEPSTLNIDESVFMGQIAQAATEAFNLSVNAAFPTADTIGAIVTKAAREARSLGIEAPVYEQDLIDAIIGKAYREMAAVKGAIGEN, encoded by the coding sequence GTGTCACTGTACACGCACCACCTTCCAGAATGGAAGCGGGAAGAGGTCGAGGATGTCAAGAAGCATATCGGGCAGTTCACCCTTGTGGGTCTGGTCGACATGCACGGCATCCCGGCGACGCAGCTCCAGCAGATCCGAAGGAATCTGCGTGGAATTGCGACGATCAAGATGACCCGGAACACGCTGGTGCTCCATGCACTGGCTGAGATCGGTGGGGATCTCGAGGCAATCAAGGATTATATCTCTGGCAACAGTGCGATGATCTTTACCAACGAGAACCCCTTCAAGCTCTACAAACTGCTGGCCAAGACGCAGACCAAGATGGCTGCCAAGGCCGGACAGATTGCACCTGAGGACATCGTGGTCCCCAAGGGACCGACCTCGTTCAAGCCAGGCCCCATCGTCGGAGAACTGCAGCAGGCAGGGATCCCGGCAGCGATCGAGGCAGGCAAGGTCAAGATCAAGGAGACCAAGACCGTCGTCAAGGCGGGCGGGGTCATCAATGCCAAGCTCGCGACGGTGCTCGCCAAGCTCGACATCAAGCCGGTGGATGTTGGCCTGATGTTACAGGCCGCCTTCTATCAGGGGTCTATCTTCGAGCCGTCGACGCTGAACATCGATGAGTCGGTCTTCATGGGTCAGATCGCACAGGCAGCCACTGAGGCATTCAACCTGTCAGTGAACGCGGCGTTCCCGACTGCTGATACGATCGGTGCAATCGTCACCAAGGCGGCCAGAGAGGCACGGAGCCTTGGTATCGAAGCACCGGTCTATGAGCAGGATCTGATCGATGCGATCATCGGAAAAGCGTACAGAGAGATGGCAGCCGTGAAGGGCGCCATCGGTGAAAATTGA
- the rpl12p gene encoding 50S ribosomal protein P1, whose translation MEYIYAALLLHKAGKDVSEENVKAVLTAAGIAADESRIKALVASLEGVDIEDAISKAAAAPVAVAAAPAAAGAAPAAAEEEPEEDKKEEEESGMAGLGALFG comes from the coding sequence ATGGAATATATCTATGCTGCACTCCTGCTTCACAAGGCAGGCAAGGACGTAAGTGAAGAGAACGTAAAGGCAGTCCTGACTGCCGCCGGCATCGCTGCCGACGAGTCCCGGATCAAGGCGCTGGTCGCCTCGCTCGAGGGTGTCGACATCGAGGATGCCATCTCCAAGGCAGCCGCAGCTCCAGTCGCTGTTGCAGCCGCACCGGCAGCAGCCGGCGCAGCACCTGCAGCCGCAGAAGAGGAGCCGGAAGAGGACAAGAAGGAAGAGGAAGAGAGCGGAATGGCAGGGCTCGGTGCCCTGTTCGGGTAA